The following are encoded in a window of Mycobacterium decipiens genomic DNA:
- a CDS encoding DEAD/DEAH box helicase → MQLVHHAGRDVEGAAEGSHALRGWQRRAMVKYLASEPRDFLAVATPGSGKTTFALRIAAELLRHRAVEQITVVVPTEHLKVQWAHAATAHGISLDPRFSNANPQTSPEYHGVMVTYAQVASHPTLHRVRTEARKTLVVFDEIHHGGDARTWGDAIREAFGDATRRLALTGTPFRSDDSPIPFVSYEQGRDGVLRSQADHTYGYAEALADGVVRPVVFLAYSGQARWRDSAGEEHEARLGEPLSAEQTARAWRTALDPAGEWMPAVIAAADQRLRQLRTHVPDAGGMIIASDRTAARAYARLLTTMTAEAPTVVLSDDPGSSARITEFAQGTSRWLVAVRMVSEGVDVPRLSVGIYATNASTPLFFAQAIGRFVRSRRLGETASIFVPSVPSLLQLASELEAQRNHVLGRPDRESAGDPLDGDPATRTQTERDAERGFTSLGADAELDQVIFDGSSFGTATPAGSDEEADYLGIPGLLDAEQMRALLHRRQDEQLRKRAQLQNGAAQNATSTPPPSVHGQLRDLRRELHTLVSIAHHRTGKPHGWIHNELRRRCGGPPIAAATRDQLKARIDALRQLNSEQP, encoded by the coding sequence ATGCAGCTGGTTCACCACGCTGGCCGCGACGTCGAAGGCGCCGCCGAAGGTAGCCATGCGTTGCGCGGCTGGCAGCGTCGAGCGATGGTGAAGTACCTGGCCAGTGAGCCGCGCGATTTCCTGGCCGTGGCTACCCCCGGGTCGGGCAAGACGACGTTCGCGCTGCGGATCGCGGCCGAACTGCTGCGCCATCGCGCCGTCGAGCAAATCACCGTCGTCGTGCCCACCGAGCACCTCAAGGTCCAGTGGGCGCATGCCGCGACAGCCCACGGCATTTCCCTGGACCCGAGATTCTCCAACGCCAACCCCCAGACCTCGCCGGAGTATCACGGCGTGATGGTCACCTACGCCCAGGTCGCTTCGCACCCGACGCTGCACCGGGTGCGCACCGAAGCCCGCAAGACGTTGGTCGTCTTCGACGAGATCCACCACGGCGGCGACGCCAGAACCTGGGGCGACGCCATTCGGGAAGCATTCGGTGACGCCACGCGCCGTCTTGCGCTGACCGGCACACCATTTCGTAGCGATGACAGCCCAATCCCGTTCGTCAGCTACGAGCAAGGCCGCGACGGTGTGCTGCGTTCGCAAGCTGACCACACCTACGGCTATGCGGAAGCTCTCGCTGACGGCGTGGTCCGGCCGGTGGTGTTCCTCGCCTACTCCGGGCAGGCACGCTGGCGGGATAGCGCTGGCGAGGAGCACGAGGCGCGGCTGGGCGAGCCGCTGTCCGCCGAACAGACCGCACGGGCGTGGCGCACCGCGCTCGACCCGGCCGGCGAGTGGATGCCCGCCGTCATCGCGGCAGCCGATCAACGGCTCCGACAGCTGCGTACCCACGTTCCCGACGCGGGCGGCATGATCATCGCCTCGGATCGAACCGCGGCCCGCGCATACGCCCGCCTGCTGACCACGATGACCGCGGAAGCTCCCACCGTCGTACTCTCCGACGACCCCGGGTCGTCGGCGCGCATCACCGAATTCGCCCAGGGCACCAGCCGTTGGTTAGTCGCGGTGCGGATGGTCTCCGAAGGAGTCGACGTGCCGCGGCTTTCGGTGGGGATCTACGCCACCAACGCCTCTACACCGCTGTTCTTCGCACAGGCCATCGGTCGGTTCGTGCGGTCCCGCCGCCTGGGCGAAACCGCGAGCATCTTCGTGCCGTCGGTGCCCAGCCTGCTGCAGCTGGCCAGTGAGTTGGAGGCCCAGCGCAACCACGTGCTGGGCAGACCGGACCGTGAATCCGCCGGCGATCCCCTCGACGGTGATCCCGCCACCAGGACGCAAACCGAGCGCGACGCGGAGCGGGGATTCACCTCGTTGGGGGCCGACGCGGAACTCGATCAGGTCATCTTCGACGGCTCCTCGTTCGGCACCGCCACACCGGCCGGAAGCGACGAAGAGGCCGACTACCTCGGCATCCCCGGGCTACTGGACGCCGAACAAATGCGCGCCCTGCTGCACCGCCGCCAAGACGAGCAGCTGCGCAAACGAGCCCAGCTTCAGAACGGGGCCGCGCAGAACGCCACCTCGACGCCGCCACCATCGGTGCATGGCCAACTGCGCGACCTGCGCCGCGAACTCCACACGCTTGTGTCGATCGCGCACCACCGCACCGGCAAACCACACGGGTGGATCCACAACGAACTGCGCCGCCGCTGTGGTGGGCCCCCAATCGCCGCTGCGACCCGCGACCAGCTCAAAGCACGCATCGATGCCTTGCGCCAGCTCAACTCCGAGCAGCCCTGA
- the ffh gene encoding signal recognition particle protein, with the protein MFESLSDRLTGALQGLRGKGRLTEADIDATTREIRLALLEADVSLPVVRAFVHRIKERARGAEVSGALNPAQQVVKIVNEELIGILGGETRQLAFAKAPPTVLMLAGLQGSGKTTLAGKLAAWLRGQGHTPLLVACDLQRPAAVNQLQVVGERAGVPVFAPHPGASPEAGPGDPVAVASAGLAEARAKHFDVVIVDTAGRLGIDDELMAQAAAIRAAVDPDEVLFVLDAMIGQDAVTTAQAFGEGVGFTGVVLTKLDGDARGGAALSVREVTGVPILFASTGEKLEDFDVFHPDRMASRILGMGDVLSLIEQAEQVFDAQQAEEAAAKIGAGELTLEDFLEQMLAVRKMGPIGNLLGMLPGAGQMKDALAEVDDRQLDRVQAIIRGMTPQERADPKIINASRRLRIANGSGVTVSEVNQLVDRFFEARKMMSSMLGGMGIPGLGRKSATRKSKGAKAKAGKKGKKGARGPTPPKVKSPFGAGMPGMPAGFPDLSQMPQGLDELPPGLADFDLSKLNFPGKK; encoded by the coding sequence GTGTTTGAATCGTTGTCCGACCGGCTGACCGGCGCCCTACAGGGGCTACGCGGCAAGGGCCGACTGACCGAGGCCGATATCGACGCCACTACCCGCGAAATCCGGCTGGCGCTGTTGGAAGCCGACGTGTCGCTGCCCGTGGTGCGGGCCTTCGTCCACCGAATCAAAGAACGCGCCAGGGGGGCCGAGGTATCGGGTGCCCTTAACCCGGCGCAACAGGTCGTCAAGATCGTCAACGAAGAACTGATCGGCATCCTCGGCGGCGAGACCCGTCAGCTCGCGTTCGCGAAGGCACCGCCGACCGTGCTGATGCTCGCCGGCCTGCAGGGTTCCGGTAAGACGACGCTGGCCGGCAAGCTGGCCGCCTGGCTGCGTGGGCAAGGACACACACCTCTGCTGGTGGCCTGTGACCTGCAACGACCGGCGGCGGTGAACCAGCTGCAAGTCGTCGGCGAGCGCGCCGGGGTGCCGGTGTTCGCGCCGCATCCCGGAGCCTCGCCGGAAGCCGGCCCCGGTGACCCGGTCGCCGTTGCCTCGGCGGGGCTTGCCGAGGCTCGGGCCAAACACTTCGACGTCGTGATTGTCGACACCGCTGGCCGGCTGGGTATCGACGACGAGCTGATGGCCCAGGCGGCGGCGATACGGGCTGCCGTCGATCCCGACGAGGTGCTGTTCGTCCTGGACGCGATGATCGGCCAGGATGCCGTCACCACAGCCCAGGCGTTCGGCGAGGGTGTCGGTTTCACCGGAGTGGTGTTAACCAAGCTGGACGGTGACGCTCGCGGTGGCGCCGCGTTGTCGGTACGCGAAGTGACCGGCGTCCCAATCCTTTTTGCCTCCACCGGCGAAAAGCTGGAGGACTTCGACGTCTTCCACCCGGACCGGATGGCCAGCCGGATCTTGGGCATGGGTGATGTGCTGAGCCTGATCGAACAGGCCGAGCAGGTCTTCGACGCTCAACAGGCCGAGGAGGCCGCGGCCAAGATCGGCGCCGGCGAGCTGACGCTGGAGGATTTCCTGGAGCAGATGCTCGCCGTCCGCAAGATGGGCCCGATCGGCAATCTGTTGGGCATGCTGCCCGGCGCGGGACAGATGAAAGACGCGCTGGCTGAGGTCGACGACAGGCAACTCGACCGGGTGCAGGCCATCATCCGCGGGATGACGCCGCAGGAGCGGGCCGACCCGAAGATCATCAACGCCTCGCGGCGGCTGCGTATCGCCAACGGCTCGGGTGTGACGGTGTCCGAGGTCAACCAGCTGGTCGACCGCTTCTTCGAAGCCCGCAAGATGATGTCCTCAATGCTAGGGGGCATGGGCATCCCCGGTCTGGGCCGCAAGTCCGCGACCCGAAAGAGCAAAGGGGCCAAAGCCAAAGCCGGCAAGAAGGGCAAGAAGGGGGCACGGGGTCCGACGCCGCCGAAGGTCAAGAGCCCATTCGGGGCGGGCATGCCGGGCATGCCGGCCGGATTCCCCGATCTGTCGCAGATGCCCCAAGGTCTCGACGAGCTGCCGCCCGGGCTGGCCGACTTCGATCTGTCCAAGCTGAATTTCCCGGGCAAGAAGTAA
- a CDS encoding metal-dependent hydrolase family protein: MHVRGLGLPDETAIELWVVDGRISTEPVSGADTVFDGGWILPGLVDAHCHVGLGDHGAIELGEAIAQAETERDVGTLLLRDCGSPTDTRSLDDHEDLPRIIRAGRHLARPKRYIAGLADEMEDESQLPAAVAEQARRGDGWVKLVGDWIDRQIGDLAPLWSDYVLKEAIDTAHAHGARVTAHVFSEDALPGLINAGIDCIEHGTGLTDDTIALMLEQGTALVPTLINLENFPGIADAAVRYPTYAAHMRDLYARGYQRIAAAREAGVPVFAGSDAGVTIRHGRIADEVEALKKIGMSPTEALGAACWNARRWLGRTGLDNGASADLLCYAEDPRQGPAVLMRPDLVILRGRTFGTRY; encoded by the coding sequence ATGCACGTGCGAGGGTTGGGGCTGCCCGACGAGACGGCAATCGAGTTGTGGGTCGTCGACGGCCGCATCAGCACCGAGCCCGTGTCGGGGGCCGACACCGTCTTTGACGGCGGGTGGATCCTGCCCGGGCTGGTGGACGCCCATTGCCACGTCGGGCTCGGCGATCACGGCGCCATCGAACTTGGCGAGGCAATCGCCCAGGCCGAGACCGAACGCGACGTGGGCACCCTGCTGTTGCGTGACTGTGGCTCACCGACCGACACCCGCAGTCTCGACGACCACGAGGATCTACCCCGCATCATCCGCGCCGGGCGGCATCTGGCCAGACCCAAGCGCTACATCGCCGGTCTCGCAGACGAGATGGAAGACGAATCGCAGCTGCCGGCCGCGGTGGCCGAGCAGGCTAGGCGCGGTGATGGGTGGGTCAAACTTGTCGGTGACTGGATCGACCGCCAGATCGGCGACCTCGCCCCGTTGTGGTCCGACTACGTCCTGAAGGAAGCGATCGATACCGCGCACGCACACGGGGCGCGGGTTACCGCGCACGTCTTCAGTGAGGATGCGCTGCCGGGCCTGATCAACGCCGGCATCGACTGCATCGAACACGGCACCGGGCTCACCGACGACACCATCGCCCTAATGCTCGAACAGGGCACCGCCCTGGTTCCCACGCTGATCAACCTCGAAAACTTCCCGGGTATCGCTGACGCCGCGGTGCGCTACCCAACCTACGCGGCGCACATGCGCGACCTGTATGCCCGCGGCTACCAGCGGATTGCCGCGGCGCGGGAGGCGGGTGTGCCGGTATTCGCCGGCAGCGACGCGGGCGTCACGATCAGACATGGGCGGATCGCCGACGAGGTCGAAGCCCTCAAGAAGATCGGAATGAGTCCGACCGAGGCGTTGGGGGCGGCGTGCTGGAATGCCCGACGTTGGCTGGGCCGGACCGGCCTGGACAACGGGGCGTCGGCCGATTTGTTGTGTTACGCCGAGGATCCGCGGCAAGGTCCAGCCGTGCTGATGCGTCCGGATCTGGTGATTTTGCGCGGCAGGACTTTTGGGACCCGGTACTGA
- a CDS encoding serine/threonine-protein kinase, translating to MALASGATFAGYTVVRMLGSSGTGEVYLVQQPGFPGWQALKVLSPAIAADGEFRRRFQQETEVAARLYHPHILEVHDRGEFDGQLWIAMDYVHGIDAIQLMADRFPAVLPVGEVLAIVTAVAAALDYGHQRGLLHRDVSPANIVLTTAGAGQQRILLADFGIASQPGSSHGAIATYPAPELLAGDHIDGRADQYALAVTAMHLLAGAPPVDHPHTGLAQPPKLSVLRPDLVRLDGVFSRALAAEPGERFGSCREFAEAVNEQAGVPVGEHSPEVIEAAGITAAAGGEAYVVDYPAYGWPEDIAGAQPSVPKPAPAAPTSQRRGSLLQSAAGVLARRLDDFSSATRDPGAPRRRRPRRILVGAAAVLLLVGLFAVGIAVGRKTHPTSTEVAGPPTSASAAPSAPPASAPVTAPAPLDGTYRIEIERSKQTYDYTPTPQPPDVNTWWAFRTSCTPAECLAAATMLDDTDHTTAKSPPVKPFLMQFGDGQWKSRAETVQFPCVGPNGSASTQTTTQVLSLRPQPEGDLRGEMVVTVQSNECGQQGAVIRIPAVASRSGDLPSAVTVPDPATIPDVPAATSTAPSPPTTTASGPGR from the coding sequence ATGGCGTTGGCCAGCGGCGCGACCTTTGCCGGCTACACCGTCGTGCGGATGCTGGGTTCTTCAGGGACGGGCGAGGTCTACCTCGTCCAGCAGCCGGGATTCCCCGGCTGGCAGGCACTGAAGGTTCTATCGCCGGCGATAGCGGCGGACGGCGAATTCCGGCGCCGATTTCAGCAGGAGACCGAGGTCGCCGCGCGGCTGTATCACCCGCACATCCTGGAGGTCCATGACCGCGGCGAGTTCGACGGACAGCTGTGGATCGCGATGGACTACGTTCACGGCATCGATGCCATCCAGCTGATGGCCGACCGGTTTCCGGCGGTGTTGCCGGTCGGTGAGGTGCTCGCCATCGTCACGGCCGTAGCCGCAGCTCTCGACTACGGCCACCAGCGTGGACTGCTTCATCGCGACGTCAGCCCCGCCAACATCGTGCTGACTACTGCGGGTGCGGGCCAACAACGGATCCTGTTGGCCGACTTCGGAATCGCTAGCCAACCGGGTAGCTCCCACGGCGCGATTGCCACCTATCCGGCGCCGGAACTGTTGGCTGGGGATCACATTGACGGGCGCGCCGACCAGTACGCGTTGGCGGTTACCGCCATGCACCTGCTCGCCGGTGCGCCGCCGGTGGATCATCCTCACACCGGGCTGGCGCAGCCACCCAAACTTTCCGTCCTTCGCCCGGACCTGGTACGCCTGGACGGTGTCTTCTCCCGGGCGCTCGCCGCAGAGCCCGGCGAGCGGTTCGGAAGCTGCCGAGAGTTTGCCGAGGCGGTAAACGAACAGGCCGGCGTCCCGGTGGGTGAGCACAGTCCCGAGGTCATCGAAGCGGCCGGGATCACCGCCGCGGCCGGCGGTGAGGCGTATGTCGTCGACTACCCGGCCTACGGTTGGCCCGAGGACATCGCCGGCGCACAACCGTCTGTCCCGAAGCCGGCGCCCGCGGCCCCGACCTCCCAACGGCGCGGCTCGTTGCTGCAGTCGGCGGCCGGGGTGTTGGCGCGGCGCCTGGACGACTTCTCCAGCGCGACGAGGGATCCTGGGGCGCCGCGGCGGCGCCGGCCACGCCGGATCTTGGTTGGTGCGGCGGCGGTGCTCCTGCTTGTTGGTCTCTTCGCGGTCGGGATCGCGGTCGGGCGCAAGACACACCCGACGTCCACCGAAGTCGCCGGCCCGCCGACGAGCGCATCGGCCGCGCCCAGCGCCCCGCCGGCCAGCGCCCCGGTCACCGCGCCGGCCCCGCTCGACGGCACCTACCGCATCGAGATCGAACGTTCAAAGCAGACATACGACTACACCCCGACTCCGCAACCGCCGGACGTGAACACCTGGTGGGCGTTCCGGACTTCGTGCACGCCGGCGGAATGCCTCGCGGCGGCAACGATGCTCGACGACACCGACCACACCACGGCGAAGAGTCCACCCGTTAAACCGTTCCTCATGCAGTTCGGCGACGGCCAGTGGAAGTCGCGGGCGGAGACGGTGCAGTTCCCGTGCGTCGGGCCCAACGGCTCGGCGAGCACGCAGACCACGACGCAGGTCCTCTCGCTGCGACCGCAACCCGAGGGCGACCTCCGCGGCGAAATGGTTGTCACCGTGCAAAGCAACGAGTGCGGCCAACAAGGCGCGGTCATCCGGATTCCCGCGGTGGCCAGCCGTAGCGGCGATCTTCCATCGGCAGTCACAGTGCCGGACCCGGCGACGATTCCCGATGTCCCCGCTGCAACCTCCACCGCCCCGTCACCGCCGACCACAACGGCGTCGGGGCCCGGTCGCTGA